The proteins below are encoded in one region of Ferroplasma acidiphilum:
- a CDS encoding tetratricopeptide repeat protein: MFRTDNKNVYELTEKAQKLFEAGDFAGSLETINRAISILPRNVDLHDFKSDILFHSGDFEETIKELEFIETLDPGDASHYSMESLCYLQMGDDEKALDLADKAIKVDKDYEFSYYNRARALNNLGRTEDAISAYKLSLEKNPSDPDGHRDLAELYLDAGNYKMAERELKLSLRFRKNDKITNDLMVELKLATGGAFEFTKALLDAFKNTADTDYLVRITDFLLDNGDMDNAEKIAKDFYNSALDNLDMASNLAKVYYIEQKYDMGNRIFKEYIKRNNNIEANEEYIKMLVTTAQYDLALSIIEENARKYPEEETFIFYKFYALSEKGEHADALLPIKTLYDKQPDSVQYGINYAIELSHNGVKDEPVDILNRISKLDKGPEIERAYYTVYGNLGLYDKAVEYLGRAVEMDDDIEEICDILNPAIEDSITKNYHEKIIQLLNTLPDKEENIIHALYAIEKACILSAVNRTEEATKILEGIDSKEDVCMIINQYMDFENSRISEFLEDYFNKHCNNLN, translated from the coding sequence ATGTTTCGTACTGATAATAAAAATGTTTATGAACTGACAGAGAAAGCCCAGAAATTATTCGAGGCAGGTGATTTTGCCGGTTCATTAGAAACCATAAACCGGGCAATTTCAATATTGCCCAGGAACGTTGATCTGCATGATTTCAAATCGGATATATTATTTCACAGCGGCGATTTTGAGGAAACTATAAAGGAACTGGAGTTTATAGAAACACTGGACCCCGGTGACGCATCACATTACTCCATGGAAAGTTTATGTTATTTACAGATGGGAGATGATGAAAAAGCTCTTGACCTTGCAGACAAGGCAATAAAAGTGGATAAGGATTATGAATTTTCCTATTATAACCGTGCCAGGGCACTTAATAATTTAGGGAGAACAGAAGATGCAATATCCGCATACAAGTTATCCCTGGAGAAAAACCCATCTGATCCGGATGGGCACAGAGACCTGGCGGAACTATACCTTGATGCTGGAAACTATAAAATGGCAGAAAGAGAATTAAAATTGTCCCTGCGTTTCAGGAAAAACGATAAAATCACAAATGACCTGATGGTTGAGCTTAAACTGGCAACAGGAGGCGCATTTGAATTTACCAAGGCTCTGTTAGATGCCTTTAAAAATACTGCGGATACGGATTACCTGGTGAGAATTACTGATTTCCTGCTCGATAATGGGGATATGGATAATGCAGAGAAAATTGCAAAAGATTTCTATAATAGTGCTCTGGATAATCTTGACATGGCATCTAATCTTGCAAAGGTATACTATATTGAACAGAAATACGATATGGGTAACCGTATATTTAAGGAATATATTAAAAGAAACAACAATATTGAGGCAAACGAAGAATATATAAAGATGCTTGTAACAACCGCACAATATGATCTTGCCTTATCCATTATAGAGGAAAATGCCAGAAAATACCCTGAGGAAGAAACATTCATCTTTTACAAATTCTATGCCCTCTCTGAAAAAGGGGAACATGCGGATGCATTGCTGCCAATTAAAACACTATACGATAAACAACCGGATTCTGTACAATATGGAATTAATTATGCAATTGAGCTCTCCCATAATGGTGTGAAAGATGAACCGGTAGATATTCTCAACAGGATTTCAAAACTGGATAAAGGCCCTGAAATAGAAAGGGCATATTATACTGTTTATGGCAACCTGGGCTTATACGATAAAGCTGTTGAATACCTCGGCAGGGCTGTTGAAATGGACGATGATATTGAAGAAATCTGCGATATATTGAATCCGGCAATAGAAGATTCAATCACAAAGAATTATCATGAGAAAATAATTCAATTGCTGAATACTCTTCCCGATAAGGAAGAAAATATTATACATGCTTTATACGCCATAGAGAAGGCATGCATATTATCTGCAGTTAACAGAACTGAAGAAGCTACAAAAATACTTGAAGGCATCGATTCAAAGGAGGATGTGTGCATGATAATTAATCAATACATGGACTTTGAAAATTCTAGAATTTCGGAATTTTTAGAAGATTATTTTAATAAGCATTGTAATAATTTAAATTAA
- a CDS encoding hemerythrin domain-containing protein has protein sequence MDTVELLMLEHSGIRIIAYNNILQKGSAELMDFNKFLLNIHVNIEEAVVFPLLKENDSSTSKLINTLIADHKLIETLFNNLYKWKLSENPLFNVRLPLFYKTLTEHNSNEEILLFSRWKNINQEQQGIAMKNAHEIILSNDVENYAKETGISKEMMDYIFI, from the coding sequence ATGGATACAGTAGAATTGCTCATGCTCGAACATTCTGGAATCAGAATAATAGCTTATAATAATATACTCCAGAAAGGTAGCGCTGAATTAATGGATTTCAATAAATTTTTATTAAATATCCATGTTAACATTGAAGAAGCTGTTGTATTTCCTTTATTAAAAGAGAATGATAGTTCAACATCAAAATTAATAAACACCCTTATTGCAGATCATAAATTGATAGAAACACTGTTCAATAATTTATATAAATGGAAATTAAGTGAGAATCCTTTATTCAATGTACGGTTGCCTTTATTTTATAAAACTCTCACAGAGCACAATTCCAATGAAGAAATACTCTTATTTTCCAGGTGGAAAAATATTAATCAGGAACAGCAGGGTATTGCTATGAAAAATGCACATGAAATAATCTTATCAAATGATGTTGAAAATTATGCAAAAGAAACTGGAATATCAAAAGAGATGATGGATTATATTTTTATTTAA
- a CDS encoding ArsR/SmtB family transcription factor, translating into MENVSKKGKYDSNHNPGAKSLPDRLFYCLSNPVRLRIILLLSKGKLNVNQLSSTFNVSQPKISAQLSILQNYGIVHGWQVGREKYYKIIPESIESLTSWLDNIATSVTADNLPEFDPHKQFQNGRRCYDHIAGQSGVMLLKLLLSSKWISIKNDKPEYELTDSGEIILTRLGVNIPVQKKHGRIFAYGCMDLTEKEYHLGGALGSEIMKALINQNYIKIYRNTRVIDIIKPIESWFGIIP; encoded by the coding sequence TTGGAGAATGTTAGTAAAAAGGGCAAATACGATTCAAATCATAACCCTGGTGCAAAATCATTGCCTGATCGGCTATTCTATTGTTTATCAAATCCGGTCAGGTTGCGTATTATTTTATTGCTTTCAAAGGGCAAATTGAACGTTAACCAATTATCCAGCACCTTCAATGTATCACAGCCGAAAATATCTGCACAGTTATCGATACTCCAGAATTACGGAATAGTCCATGGATGGCAGGTAGGCAGAGAAAAATATTATAAAATTATACCAGAATCCATAGAATCATTAACATCATGGCTTGACAACATTGCAACATCTGTAACTGCGGATAATTTGCCGGAATTCGATCCACATAAACAATTTCAGAACGGCAGAAGGTGTTATGATCATATAGCCGGGCAATCCGGGGTTATGTTATTAAAATTATTGTTATCCAGTAAATGGATATCCATTAAGAATGATAAGCCTGAATATGAATTGACAGATTCCGGAGAAATTATACTAACCAGGCTGGGAGTGAATATACCTGTGCAGAAAAAGCATGGAAGAATATTTGCTTATGGGTGCATGGATTTAACAGAAAAAGAATACCATCTTGGCGGAGCCCTGGGATCGGAAATTATGAAAGCTCTTATAAATCAAAATTATATTAAAATATACAGAAATACAAGGGTAATTGACATAATCAAACCGATCGAATCATGGTTTGGTATAATACCATAA
- a CDS encoding MFS transporter — protein sequence MGNSYKQEINEKANRKYGLIVALLIFAIMVVSNIPTPLYALYAIKFNFGSLAIAGIFATYVVFLIPSLLFWGQYSDVKGGKIPIILGIIFEIAGIISFFLAGNISELFLARAFQGLASGAISGPASALLFHYRGKAGAILTSVSTSSGTAVGPLLGGVMAEYLPFHLKLVYILSLIIIIIPVARIAPMINKLIINKRSNHNVFEFHFPKLDMAEKGLFTLSAATAFIAWSITAFYMSMSPLYIIRLLSISNIAITGLIVFLMLGIASIMQILSMKSTIFSSLLTGMISLTIAIALIVISFPFKSMEIFIVATIMTGIGQGFAFTGATREIRTISPPLKMGGVLSNYYIIIYFGVGIPTVILGLIDMISGLFSGILYYGSSLIICSLIIIIFLHKYRIKIAID from the coding sequence ATGGGAAACAGCTATAAGCAGGAAATAAATGAAAAAGCAAATAGAAAATATGGATTGATTGTTGCACTCCTTATTTTCGCTATTATGGTAGTATCTAACATACCAACACCGCTGTATGCATTGTACGCAATTAAGTTCAATTTCGGGTCTCTAGCAATAGCAGGCATATTCGCAACCTATGTGGTATTTCTTATTCCATCTTTATTATTCTGGGGCCAGTATTCCGATGTAAAAGGCGGGAAAATCCCCATTATTCTCGGGATTATTTTTGAGATTGCAGGCATTATATCTTTTTTCCTGGCAGGCAATATATCAGAACTATTCCTGGCCCGGGCTTTTCAGGGCTTAGCAAGTGGTGCAATATCAGGGCCTGCCAGTGCCTTATTATTTCATTATCGTGGCAAGGCAGGCGCAATTTTAACATCTGTCTCAACATCATCTGGAACCGCAGTAGGGCCACTATTAGGCGGGGTTATGGCTGAATATCTTCCATTTCATTTGAAGTTGGTATATATCCTATCATTAATAATCATCATAATTCCAGTCGCCCGTATTGCTCCTATGATAAATAAATTAATAATAAATAAGCGATCCAATCATAATGTTTTTGAATTTCATTTTCCAAAACTGGATATGGCAGAGAAGGGTCTATTTACATTAAGTGCAGCCACAGCATTTATTGCATGGTCTATAACTGCATTCTATATGTCTATGTCACCACTTTACATTATACGATTACTGAGTATTTCCAATATAGCCATAACAGGGCTAATAGTGTTTTTGATGCTGGGGATAGCCTCAATAATGCAGATTTTATCAATGAAAAGTACTATATTTTCTTCCTTGCTCACAGGTATGATATCCCTTACTATTGCAATTGCTCTTATTGTAATATCGTTCCCATTTAAATCCATGGAAATTTTTATTGTGGCAACCATTATGACAGGAATCGGGCAGGGATTTGCTTTTACAGGAGCTACCAGGGAAATTAGAACAATTTCACCTCCATTAAAAATGGGTGGGGTTTTATCAAATTATTATATCATAATATATTTTGGGGTTGGAATCCCCACAGTTATTTTAGGACTCATAGACATGATTTCTGGATTATTCAGTGGAATTCTATATTATGGCTCCTCCCTGATAATTTGTTCGCTTATAATTATAATATTCCTGCATAAGTATAGAATAAAAATTGCAATAGATTGA
- a CDS encoding class I SAM-dependent methyltransferase translates to MVINYDGFLSSWELQQNALIEMREERFSFMMDVIEETHPEVNRILDAGCGPASFSVRLAERFKDARIYSIDYDPVLLKLAKSNASIYGSRVKILEYDLKGNAWAKDLADEGFDAIVSTTALHWIPRNNLSNVYENFYKLLKDGGIFMDGDHFRSNTDSVDLHDMYSKIRNNISALNISRDKAMNWEEWWEYILNSGVFREELMERSKRYASGSHDQNVSLEEHIDLLKHTGFSSTGVIWQYLDNRVLFARK, encoded by the coding sequence ATGGTAATAAATTATGATGGATTCCTATCAAGCTGGGAACTGCAGCAAAACGCACTTATAGAGATGAGGGAGGAACGATTTTCATTTATGATGGACGTAATAGAAGAAACACATCCAGAAGTTAATAGAATACTGGATGCTGGATGTGGCCCCGCTTCATTCAGTGTGAGGCTCGCAGAGAGATTTAAAGATGCCAGAATATACTCAATAGATTATGACCCGGTACTGTTGAAACTTGCCAAAAGCAATGCATCTATATATGGATCCAGGGTAAAGATACTCGAATATGACCTTAAAGGAAATGCATGGGCAAAGGACCTTGCAGACGAGGGATTTGATGCAATAGTATCCACAACTGCATTGCACTGGATACCGCGCAATAACTTATCAAACGTATACGAAAATTTCTATAAACTCCTGAAAGATGGCGGAATTTTCATGGACGGTGACCATTTCAGGAGCAATACAGATTCTGTTGACCTGCATGATATGTATTCAAAAATAAGAAATAATATATCCGCACTTAATATTTCCAGAGATAAGGCTATGAACTGGGAAGAATGGTGGGAATACATATTAAATAGTGGGGTATTTAGGGAAGAATTAATGGAAAGGTCAAAGCGCTACGCTTCAGGATCGCACGATCAGAATGTTAGCCTTGAGGAACACATAGATTTACTCAAACATACTGGATTTAGCTCCACCGGAGTAATATGGCAGTATCTGGACAACAGGGTGCTTTTCGCCAGAAAATAA
- a CDS encoding APC family permease translates to MVDNKTKQYSNRLMTGQVGTWGAIAEEISAMAPACDSIAFVVSSAVFAFFLTPLSFIIATLTMFLEVNTLYHLSKRHASAGGYYGYIANAFGPVPAISAGLMYPMYQTVSTAAIPVFVAGVVLPGVVMYFLGVGMPAWIWIPFILAFIIVPIVIAIVGIRPQMKYIRVAGFFEIIFLAVLSAIIIIKAPDNTLNVFNPFAWPQYSSWFAPEGGVFTGVGLGMIFGLTSFIGYGGSAPLGEEATNPKAITRSLTFGLFIVGIVMTEVAYAQIVGWGIPLIQTFSSSGIPGIIVATTYTGIVGGVMFALVAFNSAFSDGVAMQANAGRVYFAMGRDGIIPKFFSFIHKKYVTPSKALIFVGVVSSIVAVLSTFIVAMGAGVSPYALMDNKASDPVIIKALTDTFQFLTTMALAGLIITHILLNTSVMTMFRRLKEKHTGIRDVVLHMTQHYLFPSIATVIFIFVLYESVVPPVYPITYAILIIGVYTVFSVVYALYIKYKKPELAKKAGKYVNIVDEEHDKS, encoded by the coding sequence ATGGTAGATAATAAAACAAAACAATATTCTAACCGGCTGATGACTGGGCAGGTTGGAACATGGGGGGCAATAGCTGAGGAAATATCCGCTATGGCACCTGCATGCGATTCAATAGCATTTGTTGTATCATCGGCAGTCTTTGCATTTTTCCTTACGCCATTATCCTTTATTATTGCGACATTGACAATGTTCCTTGAAGTAAATACTTTATACCATTTATCAAAGAGGCATGCCAGTGCTGGTGGATATTATGGATATATAGCAAATGCATTTGGGCCTGTTCCAGCAATAAGTGCAGGGTTGATGTACCCTATGTACCAGACAGTTAGTACAGCAGCTATTCCGGTATTCGTAGCAGGCGTAGTCCTGCCTGGCGTTGTCATGTACTTTCTTGGAGTAGGAATGCCCGCATGGATATGGATACCTTTTATCCTGGCATTTATTATAGTCCCTATTGTCATTGCCATTGTCGGGATAAGGCCACAGATGAAATACATACGTGTAGCTGGATTCTTTGAGATTATTTTCCTTGCTGTGCTTTCAGCTATTATAATTATAAAGGCGCCGGACAACACATTGAATGTATTCAATCCTTTTGCGTGGCCCCAGTACAGTTCATGGTTTGCCCCTGAAGGAGGGGTTTTTACCGGAGTAGGGCTGGGAATGATATTCGGGCTTACCAGCTTTATTGGATATGGCGGTTCTGCACCGCTTGGCGAGGAAGCCACAAATCCTAAGGCAATTACAAGATCGCTTACTTTTGGCCTTTTTATTGTAGGCATAGTAATGACAGAAGTAGCATATGCACAGATAGTTGGTTGGGGAATACCCCTGATACAAACATTCAGTTCAAGTGGAATTCCTGGAATTATTGTTGCAACTACGTATACTGGAATAGTAGGTGGTGTGATGTTTGCACTGGTGGCATTCAATTCAGCCTTTTCTGATGGCGTTGCAATGCAGGCAAACGCAGGGCGGGTTTATTTTGCTATGGGCAGGGATGGGATTATTCCAAAATTCTTTTCATTTATACATAAAAAATATGTTACGCCTTCAAAGGCATTAATATTTGTAGGTGTGGTTTCATCCATAGTGGCGGTGCTATCCACTTTCATTGTAGCTATGGGTGCAGGCGTAAGCCCCTATGCCCTGATGGATAATAAGGCAAGTGACCCTGTAATAATAAAAGCACTTACAGATACATTCCAGTTTCTCACAACCATGGCTCTCGCCGGATTAATTATAACACATATTCTCCTTAATACAAGTGTAATGACAATGTTTAGAAGATTGAAGGAGAAACATACTGGCATACGTGATGTTGTATTGCATATGACCCAGCATTATCTATTCCCTTCTATAGCAACGGTAATATTTATCTTCGTTCTTTACGAGTCGGTTGTGCCACCGGTGTATCCCATTACATATGCTATACTAATCATCGGTGTTTATACAGTGTTTTCTGTAGTATACGCACTTTATATAAAATATAAAAAGCCGGAACTGGCAAAAAAGGCAGGTAAATATGTAAATATTGTAGATGAAGAACACGACAAAAGTTAG
- a CDS encoding ABC transporter ATP-binding protein, protein MIQLDGISKVYKIRSGYMKYHDLYALDSISTTFRNNVISGITGSSGSGKTTLANIITGYDTDYAGQILYNNSPVRTAGSVRYVFQDPYISMNPVKTVEWHVSTAASINNVEISDAIEKLEMAGMDYSIYKDRYGHSLSGGELQKLALAISIIPEPEFIVLDEAFSMMDSITLFKTLNFLKQLKKNISIIYIDHDINRVAFASDYVYILNHGKIIEENYTDNIMNTPLNDFTKELIKYSPDYHRRI, encoded by the coding sequence ATGATACAGCTTGATGGTATATCAAAAGTTTATAAGATAAGATCAGGATATATGAAATATCATGATTTATATGCACTTGATAGTATATCTACAACATTCCGGAACAATGTTATCAGCGGGATTACAGGGTCATCAGGATCTGGAAAGACAACACTGGCTAACATAATAACCGGCTACGATACTGATTATGCAGGGCAAATCCTTTACAATAATTCACCGGTTAGAACTGCCGGGTCTGTCAGGTATGTATTCCAGGACCCGTACATATCAATGAATCCTGTAAAAACTGTAGAATGGCATGTTTCAACAGCTGCAAGCATCAATAATGTAGAAATTAGCGATGCTATTGAAAAGCTGGAGATGGCAGGGATGGATTATAGCATTTACAAAGACCGTTACGGGCATTCATTGTCCGGGGGAGAACTGCAGAAACTTGCCTTAGCAATATCAATAATCCCTGAACCTGAGTTTATAGTCCTGGATGAAGCCTTTTCCATGATGGATTCAATTACGCTCTTTAAAACATTAAATTTTCTCAAGCAATTGAAGAAAAATATATCAATAATTTATATAGACCACGATATTAACAGGGTTGCATTTGCTTCAGACTATGTCTATATTCTGAACCACGGAAAAATAATAGAGGAGAATTATACTGATAATATAATGAATACCCCACTAAATGATTTCACAAAAGAATTAATAAAATATTCTCCAGATTATCACAGGAGAATCTAA
- a CDS encoding oligopeptide/dipeptide ABC transporter ATP-binding protein — translation MLQVNNLHSGYYSDKKYTEILKNINMHVEDHEIVGVLGANGSGKTTLMKSIMGDIYASEGDVLYNGKSIYRKENYGKYRRVAIYVKQDSFNSLKPLKTVNFQIGKLYDWKSFDKEYVRLLFKELNLDPEIFNMKAIQLSDGMRHRVVIAMALLTNPELLVLDEPTTGLDSISTYNLLIMLKTIKKKASVLFSSNDVNALFQVCDRVYILYGGEIIEDGEYSRILGGPFHPYTDTLLKYVPLYSNRNREYIEINNKKYGGCVFINNCRYWTKECETQIEYRTINNHGVRCINYPGWKNDTA, via the coding sequence ATGCTTCAGGTCAACAACCTTCATTCTGGCTATTATAGTGATAAGAAATATACAGAGATTTTAAAAAATATCAATATGCATGTTGAAGACCATGAAATAGTTGGTGTACTGGGTGCAAATGGTTCCGGAAAAACTACACTTATGAAATCCATTATGGGAGATATATATGCCAGTGAAGGAGATGTTCTGTACAATGGAAAAAGTATATACCGGAAGGAAAATTATGGAAAATACCGGCGTGTGGCTATTTACGTTAAACAGGATTCTTTTAACAGCCTTAAGCCACTCAAAACGGTAAATTTTCAGATAGGCAAGCTTTATGACTGGAAATCCTTTGATAAGGAATATGTCCGGTTATTATTCAAAGAACTGAACCTTGACCCTGAAATATTTAATATGAAGGCTATCCAGTTAAGTGATGGAATGAGGCATCGTGTGGTTATTGCCATGGCTTTGCTTACAAATCCTGAATTGCTTGTGCTGGATGAGCCTACAACAGGGCTTGATTCAATATCCACATATAACCTTCTTATTATGTTAAAAACTATTAAAAAGAAAGCTTCTGTACTTTTTTCCAGCAATGATGTAAACGCATTGTTCCAGGTGTGTGACAGAGTTTACATACTCTATGGCGGAGAAATAATAGAGGATGGTGAATATTCACGCATACTTGGTGGGCCATTCCACCCATATACTGACACCCTACTGAAATATGTACCATTATATTCAAACCGCAATAGAGAATATATAGAAATAAATAATAAAAAATACGGAGGATGCGTATTTATCAATAATTGTAGGTACTGGACTAAAGAATGTGAAACACAGATTGAATACAGAACTATAAATAACCATGGCGTACGCTGCATAAATTATCCGGGGTGGAAAAATGATACAGCTTGA
- a CDS encoding SLAC1 family transporter, whose protein sequence is MASKKFNIPVSAFSSVMGMEISSIAFHFHRLAAISGFLEYLGVIVYVFLVLYFVFMVLHRKKILKNKTMAPASFTFAAGSSVLGSRLYMGGFIFFSKILLLIAIIFIIYLGFLLLAKTIRKKEIPEIYFMFMPFIGVLSLSNLFTHLHGAFNPAISIWVPVSLFVIGNLSWIITVLSFINYRKYFNYKSLNGFYMIYAGISSLTTVSGTLIIENYGLYGNSLYVLIHWIVTVDYAYSVGLSVFLILFFILKIIKNNIDLNYKISIWGAVFPFGVLSSATYLTGEYNHINILSTLSLFYVSVALSLIIIAIIQIIIFLGKGKPE, encoded by the coding sequence ATGGCATCAAAGAAATTTAACATACCTGTATCCGCATTTTCCTCTGTTATGGGTATGGAAATTTCCTCCATTGCATTTCATTTTCATAGATTGGCAGCTATATCGGGATTCTTAGAATACCTTGGGGTTATAGTCTATGTATTTTTAGTTTTATATTTTGTATTTATGGTGTTACACCGCAAAAAAATATTAAAGAATAAAACAATGGCCCCTGCGTCCTTCACTTTTGCGGCAGGCAGCAGCGTGCTTGGTTCTAGATTGTATATGGGCGGCTTCATATTTTTCTCAAAAATACTATTGTTAATTGCAATAATTTTCATAATTTATCTAGGTTTCCTGTTACTGGCAAAGACCATCAGAAAAAAGGAAATTCCTGAAATTTATTTTATGTTTATGCCCTTTATAGGCGTATTAAGCCTCTCAAATCTGTTCACACACCTGCATGGAGCTTTTAATCCTGCAATATCAATATGGGTTCCGGTATCACTTTTTGTCATAGGAAATCTATCATGGATTATAACAGTTTTAAGTTTTATAAATTATAGGAAATATTTCAATTATAAGAGCTTAAATGGATTTTATATGATCTATGCAGGGATATCTTCCTTAACAACGGTATCCGGAACACTGATAATAGAAAATTATGGGTTATATGGCAATAGCCTCTATGTATTGATTCATTGGATTGTAACAGTGGATTATGCCTATTCTGTGGGTTTATCCGTGTTTTTAATTCTATTTTTCATCCTGAAAATAATCAAAAACAATATTGATTTAAATTATAAAATATCTATTTGGGGAGCAGTATTCCCATTTGGCGTGCTTTCAAGTGCCACATACCTTACAGGCGAATATAACCATATAAATATCCTTTCTACCCTGTCATTATTCTATGTTTCAGTAGCATTATCCCTTATAATAATAGCAATTATACAGATTATAATTTTTCTGGGCAAAGGTAAACCCGAATAG
- a CDS encoding mannonate dehydratase translates to MALNFKLAEIILESKPDRFWKILKQIGVNDAVGVLPRNYNDWRNSTEDEPWDYYPMMKYMNMLRDSGLNLIAIEDNPPMNGIMYGNSDREKEIDYISKMIENMAKLNIKIWCYNWMAGSGWSRTKSDIIGKNGEYVSGFDYNDIKNIEPPMMGKIGKDALWKNLKYFLDNIIPVAEENDVKLAMHPDDPPIENFRGIDRIMNSIESYDKLLELNRSKYNGITLCQGNFTLMTDNLPSEIRHFNDRIFFVHFRDVNGNKYNYQESLIDEGRTDMAACMRAYNDINYSGIMRVDHTPTLEGDIELVPGYSYSGRIYSIGYIKGLIDSIFRL, encoded by the coding sequence ATGGCATTGAATTTTAAACTGGCAGAAATTATACTTGAATCTAAACCAGATAGATTCTGGAAAATATTAAAACAGATAGGGGTTAATGACGCAGTAGGAGTATTGCCAAGGAATTATAACGACTGGCGAAATTCTACAGAAGACGAGCCCTGGGATTACTACCCTATGATGAAATACATGAATATGTTGCGGGACAGTGGATTAAATCTTATCGCCATTGAAGACAACCCCCCAATGAATGGAATTATGTATGGCAACAGCGACAGGGAAAAAGAAATTGATTATATTTCTAAAATGATAGAAAACATGGCCAAATTGAACATAAAAATCTGGTGCTATAACTGGATGGCAGGATCAGGATGGTCAAGAACAAAATCAGATATTATAGGAAAAAATGGTGAGTATGTATCTGGCTTTGACTATAATGACATAAAAAATATAGAACCGCCGATGATGGGAAAAATTGGAAAAGATGCATTATGGAAAAATCTAAAATATTTTCTAGACAATATTATCCCGGTAGCTGAGGAAAACGATGTTAAGCTGGCAATGCATCCGGACGACCCGCCCATAGAAAACTTCAGGGGAATTGATAGAATAATGAATTCTATAGAATCATACGATAAACTTTTAGAATTAAATAGAAGCAAATATAATGGCATAACACTCTGCCAGGGTAATTTCACCCTTATGACTGATAACCTTCCTTCTGAAATAAGGCATTTCAATGACAGAATATTTTTTGTGCATTTCAGGGATGTAAACGGAAACAAATACAACTACCAGGAAAGCCTGATAGATGAAGGCAGGACCGATATGGCTGCATGCATGAGGGCATATAATGATATAAATTATAGCGGTATAATGAGAGTTGACCATACACCAACTCTGGAAGGGGATATTGAGTTGGTTCCCGGGTATTCATATTCCGGAAGAATTTATTCTATAGGATACATTAAGGGATTAATTGATAGCATATTCCGGCTATAA
- a CDS encoding glucose 1-dehydrogenase has product MYDDLKGKNVLVTGGSKGIGRAIALRFLEEGANVMSISRNIPEDTDDRITYYNCDVSGSNDVKSTIENILSKFNGIDILVNNAGIEEYARLDKTDEGMWDRIMDINVKGVYNVSKYCIPEMIKNHSGNIINISSVQANIITKNAAAYVTSKHAIIGLTKSIALDYAPEIRCNAVLPATIDTPLVRKAAILEVGNNEEKIKDKIREWGLQHPLGRIGKPEEVANTVLFLASNQSSFITGASIMVDGGLSIKAPISTPDE; this is encoded by the coding sequence ATGTATGATGATTTAAAAGGTAAAAATGTCCTTGTTACAGGTGGTTCCAAAGGCATTGGCAGAGCAATTGCCCTCAGGTTTTTGGAAGAAGGGGCAAATGTCATGTCAATATCTAGAAACATTCCAGAAGATACTGATGATCGAATTACATACTATAATTGTGACGTTTCCGGTAGCAACGATGTAAAAAGTACCATTGAAAATATTCTTTCCAAATTTAATGGTATAGATATTCTTGTTAATAATGCAGGGATAGAAGAGTATGCAAGGCTTGATAAAACAGATGAAGGCATGTGGGATCGAATTATGGACATAAATGTTAAAGGGGTTTATAATGTATCAAAGTACTGCATTCCAGAAATGATAAAAAACCACAGTGGCAATATAATAAATATCTCATCAGTCCAGGCAAATATTATAACAAAAAACGCAGCTGCATATGTAACATCAAAGCATGCGATAATAGGATTGACAAAGAGTATAGCTCTGGATTATGCCCCTGAAATAAGATGCAATGCTGTATTGCCAGCTACAATAGATACACCTCTGGTCAGGAAAGCAGCTATTCTGGAAGTCGGCAACAATGAAGAAAAAATTAAAGACAAAATAAGGGAATGGGGTTTGCAGCATCCTTTAGGAAGAATAGGAAAGCCTGAAGAAGTTGCAAATACAGTATTATTTCTGGCATCAAACCAGTCGTCTTTTATAACCGGAGCATCAATAATGGTGGATGGGGGTTTAAGCATAAAAGCGCCTATAAGTACACCTGATGAATAG